In Acipenser ruthenus chromosome 58, fAciRut3.2 maternal haplotype, whole genome shotgun sequence, a genomic segment contains:
- the LOC131724951 gene encoding zinc finger protein 397-like: MLNSVKMDVSVSVSFFQDELASTIEHAVKAAVDTVLCQITKVVGGKFTEFRMEMAGKEKENESLKLRLEISESELKAVRECMNAADADIKQPLRNMNPDCNEQDFQRNENQGLFQDPTESHVMPKSEAQGPRIEALYPQEESFDQEWCASLKQVTELTCVKYEEVPRLECVPIKEEFTEQECVPIAEEVPTENNVCTLEENNKLGSPKTDKINHTGGASFHCYDCGKNFSCLSHLKTHERVHTGEKPHHCTQCGKRFTQLGHLQSHQRIHTGEKPYHCNYCEKSFSELGSLKKHQRIHTGEKPYHCNYCVKSFTQLPHLKAHQRIHTGEKPYHCKECEKCFIESGSLKKHQRIHTGEKPYHCNECEKNFSQLQNLRKHLQIHTAVKP, translated from the exons ATGCTAAactcagtgaagatggacgtcagcgtctccgtgtcgttctttcaagacgagctcgcctctaccatcgagcacgcagtgaaagcggctgtagacaccgtcttgtgccaaatcacaaaagttgtcggcggcaaattcactgaattccgaatggaaatggctggaaaggagaaagagaatgaaagtctgaagctgagattggaaatatcagagagcgagttgaaagcagtgcgggaatgcatgaacgctgcagatgcagacattaaacaacctctcagaaacatgaaccccgactgcaatgaacaagactttcagaggaacgagaaccagggattatttcaag atcccaCAGAGAGCCATGTTATGcctaaatctgaagcacagggGCCAAGGATAGAAGCTCTTTAcccacaagaggagtcctttgaccaggagtggtgtgcaagtctaaagcaggttacagagctgacatgtgttaaatatgaagaggtccctcgactggaatgtgttcctattaaagaggaattcacagaacaggaatgtgtccccatcgcagaggaagttcctactgaaaataatgtctgtacacttgaggaaaACAACAAGCTAGGATCTCCTAAAACTGACAAGATAAATCACACAGGAGGGGCTTCATTTCACTGTTATGATTGTGGGAagaatttcagttgtttatcacATCTGAAAACACACgagcgtgttcacacaggagagaaacctcatcactgcactcagtgtgggaagagattcacacaGTTGGGAcatcttcaatcacaccagcgcattcacacaggagagaaaccttatcattGCAATTACTGTGAGAAGAGCTTCAGTGAATTAGGAAGTCTTaaaaaacaccaacgaattcacacaggagagaagccatacCACTGTAATTACTGTGTGAAGAGTTTCACTCAGTTGCCACATTTAAAagcacaccagcgcattcacacaggagagaaaccttatcactgcaaaGAATGTGAGAAGTGCTTCATTGAATCAGGAAGTCTTaaaaaacaccaacgaattcacacaggagagaagccataccactgtaatgaatgtgagaAGAATTTCAGTCAGTTACAAAATCTCAGAAAACACCTCCAAATTCACACAGCAGTGAAACCCTGA